In Paralcaligenes sp. KSB-10, the following are encoded in one genomic region:
- a CDS encoding RsmB/NOP family class I SAM-dependent RNA methyltransferase has translation MAAVRIDQVRSVLGEILQWEYPADAALSHWLRAHPKLGSRDRGEVAEAVFDVLRHLRRYRHFAESGFGPAARRLAILGLASVFSKDVLYAGLHEGEQEWLARVQSIDPKSLPRAVRDSLPDWLDERLAKLDDPDALIEALNRSAPLDVRINPLKTDRAAMLQKMREGGALRYDPEPTPYSPWGIRLQGRPPVNRWPMFENGEIEVQDEGSQILAALVGPKRGEMIIDYCAGAGGKTLLIGALMRSTGRLYAFDVSAARLARAKPRLARSGLSNVVPVVISADNDQRVKRLSGKAHRVLIDAPCSGLGTLRRNPDLKWRQHPESLAELQKVQARILKQASRCVAPGGRLVYATCSILPEENEQQIEVFLAEHPDFKLLDASKIVLDRCENLTLDGPYLSMRPDRHGTDGFFAAVLERSVPSETLA, from the coding sequence ATGGCTGCCGTGCGCATCGATCAGGTGCGCAGCGTACTGGGTGAAATTCTGCAATGGGAATACCCGGCCGATGCGGCCTTGTCGCATTGGCTGCGTGCGCACCCCAAGCTGGGTTCGCGCGATCGCGGCGAGGTGGCCGAAGCCGTATTCGACGTGTTGCGCCATTTGCGCCGGTATCGCCATTTTGCGGAAAGCGGCTTCGGTCCGGCGGCGCGGCGCCTTGCCATCCTGGGCCTGGCCTCGGTTTTCAGCAAAGATGTTTTGTATGCCGGCCTGCATGAGGGCGAGCAGGAATGGCTGGCGCGGGTGCAGAGCATCGATCCCAAAAGCCTGCCGCGAGCAGTGCGCGACAGCTTGCCCGATTGGCTCGACGAGCGCCTGGCGAAACTCGATGACCCCGACGCCTTGATCGAAGCCTTGAACCGCTCGGCGCCGCTGGATGTGCGTATCAATCCACTCAAGACCGACCGTGCCGCCATGCTGCAAAAAATGCGCGAAGGCGGCGCTTTGCGCTACGATCCGGAGCCCACGCCTTATTCTCCGTGGGGCATACGCCTGCAGGGACGTCCGCCCGTGAATCGATGGCCCATGTTCGAGAACGGCGAGATCGAGGTTCAGGACGAGGGTAGTCAGATCCTGGCGGCGCTTGTGGGACCCAAGCGCGGCGAGATGATCATAGACTACTGCGCCGGCGCCGGCGGCAAAACCTTGCTGATCGGGGCGCTGATGCGATCTACCGGACGCTTGTACGCCTTTGATGTGTCGGCGGCCCGCCTGGCTCGAGCCAAGCCTCGCCTGGCCCGCAGCGGCCTGTCGAATGTGGTGCCGGTGGTGATCAGTGCCGACAACGACCAGCGCGTCAAGCGCCTGAGCGGCAAGGCTCATCGTGTGCTGATCGACGCTCCCTGCAGCGGCCTGGGAACCCTGCGCCGCAATCCCGACCTGAAATGGCGCCAGCATCCCGAGTCCCTGGCTGAATTACAAAAGGTGCAAGCACGCATTCTCAAGCAGGCGTCGCGCTGCGTCGCTCCGGGAGGGCGGCTGGTTTATGCGACGTGCAGTATCCTGCCCGAAGAAAACGAGCAGCAAATAGAGGTGTTTTTGGCTGAACATCCCGACTTTAAACTGCTGGATGCCAGCAAAATCGTACTTGATCGTTGCGAAAATCTGACACTTGACGGTCCTTATCTGTCCATGCGCCCCGACCGGCACGGCACCGATGGCTTTTTTGCCGCTGTACTGGAGCGCTCCGTACCCTCTGAAACCCTTGCTTAG
- a CDS encoding ABC-F family ATP-binding cassette domain-containing protein, whose protein sequence is MIRATGLTLRRGTKVLLDEADFVVNPGERVGIVGKNGAGKSTLFALLQGLLDADAGTLTIPAGWRIASVEQEISDNTLAAREFVIDGDTHLRFLQAERLATPDHDGHRIAELEAALVEADAWSAPSRAEQLLAGLGFAPGQWLSPVSSFSGGWQMRLALARALMAPSELLLLDEPTNHLDLDAMLWLERWLNAYQGTVLLISHDTEFLDAVAKSILHFDQAKLTRYRGGYEDFLTQRAERLRQTRLAWDKQTRETARLQSFIDRFKAKATKAKQAQSRVKALARMETLAPLHAEAGIDIRLPTPENMPDPLLILDKISTGYRLATGETKTVLRDVQLMVRGGSRIGVLGVNGAGKSTLIKTLAEELPTLAGERRASKGLEIGYFAQHQLDMLDLDSTPLQHLQRLAPQTREQELRNYLGSFGFSGDTVTSKIAPMSGGEKARLALSLIVWQKPNLLLLDEPSNHLDVDTREALATALAEFAGSVLLVSHDRHLLRTTVDSFWIVADGAVHEFDGDLEDYRDWLVARAAEARAEARSEAQSAGPDTGAIDRKAQRRLEAEERQRQAASRKPIEAKIKKVETQLDAARQRMQILDALIADQDFYSDARRDERLKVLSEHGELNKKSGELEDQWLSLHEELEELEKPSCAQQS, encoded by the coding sequence GTGATTCGTGCTACAGGCTTAACGCTGCGCCGCGGCACCAAGGTATTGCTGGACGAAGCCGATTTTGTGGTCAACCCTGGTGAGCGTGTCGGCATCGTCGGCAAGAATGGAGCGGGAAAATCAACCCTGTTCGCCCTGCTGCAAGGGCTTCTGGACGCCGACGCCGGAACGCTGACCATTCCTGCCGGCTGGCGCATTGCCAGCGTGGAGCAGGAAATCAGTGACAACACACTGGCGGCGCGCGAGTTCGTCATCGACGGCGATACTCATTTGCGATTTCTACAGGCCGAACGCCTGGCCACACCCGACCATGATGGCCACCGCATTGCGGAACTTGAGGCAGCGCTGGTCGAAGCCGACGCCTGGAGCGCCCCTTCACGCGCAGAACAATTGCTGGCCGGACTGGGTTTTGCACCGGGGCAGTGGCTTAGCCCGGTCAGCAGTTTTTCAGGGGGCTGGCAAATGCGCCTGGCGCTGGCGCGAGCCCTGATGGCGCCGTCGGAACTGCTGCTCCTGGACGAGCCCACCAACCATCTGGATCTCGACGCCATGCTCTGGCTGGAACGTTGGCTGAATGCGTACCAGGGTACAGTGCTGCTGATTTCGCACGACACCGAATTTCTGGATGCCGTCGCCAAATCGATATTGCATTTCGATCAGGCCAAACTGACCCGCTATCGCGGCGGCTATGAAGACTTTCTGACTCAGCGCGCCGAACGCCTGCGGCAAACCAGACTGGCCTGGGACAAGCAGACGCGCGAAACCGCCCGCCTGCAAAGTTTTATCGATCGTTTCAAGGCCAAGGCCACCAAAGCCAAACAGGCGCAGAGCCGCGTCAAGGCTCTGGCCCGCATGGAAACCCTGGCTCCCTTGCATGCCGAGGCGGGCATAGACATACGCCTGCCCACACCCGAGAACATGCCCGACCCGCTCTTGATTCTCGACAAAATCAGCACTGGCTATCGTCTGGCTACGGGCGAAACCAAAACGGTTCTGCGCGACGTGCAACTGATGGTGCGTGGCGGCAGCCGCATAGGCGTTCTGGGTGTCAACGGGGCAGGCAAAAGCACTTTGATCAAAACACTGGCTGAAGAACTGCCAACGCTGGCCGGCGAGCGCCGTGCCTCCAAAGGCCTGGAAATCGGCTACTTTGCCCAGCATCAACTGGACATGCTCGATCTGGATTCAACGCCCTTGCAGCATCTGCAGCGTCTGGCGCCCCAGACACGCGAACAGGAACTGCGCAATTACCTGGGAAGCTTCGGCTTCAGCGGCGACACCGTCACCAGCAAAATCGCCCCCATGTCGGGCGGCGAGAAAGCTCGCCTGGCTCTTTCCCTGATAGTCTGGCAAAAGCCCAATCTGCTGTTGCTGGACGAGCCCAGCAACCACCTGGATGTCGATACGCGCGAAGCCCTGGCAACCGCCCTGGCCGAATTCGCGGGAAGCGTGCTGCTGGTGTCGCACGATCGCCATCTGCTGCGTACCACCGTGGATAGTTTCTGGATCGTGGCCGATGGCGCCGTACACGAGTTCGACGGCGATCTGGAAGACTATCGCGACTGGCTGGTTGCGCGCGCCGCCGAGGCCCGGGCGGAAGCCCGCAGCGAAGCGCAGTCGGCGGGGCCGGATACCGGCGCCATCGACCGCAAGGCCCAACGCCGCCTCGAAGCGGAAGAACGGCAACGCCAAGCCGCATCACGCAAGCCTATCGAGGCGAAAATAAAGAAAGTCGAAACCCAGCTCGATGCCGCACGACAGCGCATGCAGATTCTCGACGCACTTATAGCCGACCAGGACTTTTACTCGGATGCGCGTCGCGACGAGCGTCTGAAAGTGCTCAGCGAGCACGGTGAGCTGAATAAGAAATCAGGTGAACTCGAAGACCAATGGCTGAGTTTGCACGAAGAGCTCGAAGAACTCGAAAAACCTTCCTGCGCTCAGCAATCGTAA
- the prmB gene encoding 50S ribosomal protein L3 N(5)-glutamine methyltransferase: protein MYESAHQELRTLRDLLRFTVSQFNSSRLAFGHGSDNAWDEAVYLLLHTLHLPLDTLDPFLDARVLPEERKRYLKLVERRINERLPAAYLTGEAWLQGQQFFVDQRVIVPRSPISELLAQDLAPWVANPEDVEFVLDLCTGSGCLAVLAALAFDNAQVDAVDLSEHALEVADQNIEHFGLDGRITTHRSDLFDQLPQCEYNVIVCNPPYVNNHSMESLPPEYRHEPTMALAGGEDGMDLIRRLLRNAPDFMAADGILVLEIGNEYENFLAAFPDLDPVWLSTEHTEDQILLLTREQLAS, encoded by the coding sequence ATGTACGAATCTGCTCATCAAGAATTGCGCACTCTGCGCGACCTGCTGCGTTTTACCGTCAGCCAATTCAACTCGTCCAGACTGGCCTTTGGTCATGGCAGCGACAACGCCTGGGACGAGGCCGTCTACCTCTTGCTGCACACCCTGCACCTGCCGCTCGATACGCTGGATCCTTTTCTCGATGCCCGGGTTCTGCCCGAAGAGCGCAAACGCTACCTGAAACTGGTTGAACGGCGCATCAACGAACGCCTGCCCGCCGCCTATCTGACCGGTGAAGCCTGGCTTCAAGGGCAACAGTTCTTTGTCGATCAGCGAGTCATCGTGCCGCGTTCGCCCATATCCGAACTGCTCGCCCAGGACCTGGCGCCATGGGTAGCCAATCCGGAAGACGTGGAATTCGTGCTCGACCTTTGCACAGGCTCAGGTTGTCTGGCCGTGCTGGCGGCCCTGGCTTTCGACAATGCTCAGGTCGATGCGGTCGATTTATCGGAACATGCTCTCGAGGTAGCCGATCAGAACATCGAACATTTCGGCCTTGACGGGCGGATCACCACGCATCGCAGCGATCTATTCGATCAACTGCCGCAATGCGAATACAACGTCATTGTGTGCAACCCGCCCTACGTGAACAACCACTCCATGGAATCCCTGCCGCCTGAGTACCGGCATGAACCCACAATGGCGCTCGCCGGCGGCGAAGACGGCATGGACCTCATTCGGCGCCTGCTGCGCAATGCTCCAGATTTCATGGCCGCCGACGGAATCCTGGTGCTTGAAATCGGCAACGAATACGAGAATTTCCTGGCGGCTTTCCCCGATCTCGATCCGGTCTGGCTCAGCACCGAGCATACCGAAGACCAGATTCTGCTGCTTACCCGGGAACAATTGGCATCGTGA
- a CDS encoding DUF1330 domain-containing protein yields the protein MEQNDGSKSGLPAAACIVGHVTVKDAARWAEYCSKVPATIVPWGGRLVLRGKRSSVLSGEHTHTDVVVIQFPDARAIEAWHGSPEYQALIPIREQAVDLVLVSYDC from the coding sequence ATGGAACAGAACGATGGTTCAAAATCCGGCTTGCCCGCGGCAGCTTGCATAGTTGGGCATGTGACGGTCAAGGACGCAGCCAGATGGGCGGAATACTGCAGCAAGGTACCTGCCACGATTGTCCCCTGGGGTGGACGCCTGGTATTGCGCGGCAAGCGCTCTTCGGTCTTGAGCGGCGAGCATACCCATACCGATGTGGTAGTGATCCAGTTTCCCGATGCCCGGGCGATCGAGGCTTGGCATGGCTCGCCTGAATACCAAGCCTTGATTCCCATACGGGAGCAGGCGGTCGACCTGGTGCTGGTCAGTTACGATTGCTGA
- a CDS encoding fatty acid desaturase, translating to MDYILNFLSGGLLQLSWWQVVLVTLVLTHITIVGVTVFLHRSQAHRGLDLHPAIMHFFRFWLWLTTGMVTKEWVAIHRKHHAKCEREGDPHSPVVFGIGKVFFRGAELYREEATNPETLKRFGHGTPDDWLERHVYTRHSLLGVLIMLAIDLSLFGLLGLTVWAVQMAWIPFWAAGVVNGLGHFWGYRNYACPDASTNVSPWGIIIGGEELHNNHHAYGTSAKFSTKWYEFDIGWGYISVLRFFGLATVKKLAPKLKLEPASAKTSVDLSTLQGVITHRYEILARYTDLVKRAASEELAKLKPIRNEGSADCRWSILSRAKEALSRTDDALEPAQRIELDTILADNKSLSTLVQMRRELVRLWESSSASSEQLLSDLQAWCLRAQQSGIEGLEQFANRLRRYAA from the coding sequence ATGGACTACATACTTAATTTTCTCTCGGGTGGCTTGCTGCAGCTGTCGTGGTGGCAGGTTGTTCTGGTTACTTTGGTGTTGACCCACATCACGATTGTGGGCGTTACCGTTTTCCTGCACCGCAGCCAAGCGCACCGGGGGCTGGACCTGCATCCGGCCATCATGCATTTTTTCCGTTTCTGGCTGTGGTTGACTACGGGCATGGTCACGAAAGAGTGGGTAGCCATTCACCGCAAGCACCATGCCAAATGCGAACGCGAAGGCGATCCTCATTCGCCGGTCGTGTTTGGCATAGGCAAAGTTTTTTTCCGTGGCGCCGAACTTTACCGTGAAGAAGCGACCAATCCCGAAACCCTGAAGCGTTTCGGCCATGGTACGCCTGACGACTGGCTCGAACGCCATGTGTACACCCGTCACAGCTTGCTGGGCGTGCTCATCATGCTGGCCATCGACCTGTCGCTGTTTGGCTTGCTCGGCCTCACCGTCTGGGCTGTGCAAATGGCCTGGATTCCCTTCTGGGCGGCCGGCGTGGTCAATGGCCTTGGCCATTTCTGGGGCTATCGCAACTATGCCTGCCCCGATGCCAGCACCAATGTGTCGCCCTGGGGCATCATCATCGGTGGCGAAGAGCTGCACAATAATCACCATGCTTACGGCACGTCGGCCAAGTTTTCGACCAAATGGTACGAGTTCGACATAGGCTGGGGCTATATTTCGGTGCTGCGTTTCTTCGGCCTGGCTACGGTCAAGAAACTGGCGCCCAAGCTCAAGCTGGAACCCGCCTCGGCCAAAACTTCGGTCGACTTGAGCACCTTGCAAGGGGTGATTACGCACCGCTACGAAATCCTGGCTCGCTACACCGATTTGGTAAAACGCGCCGCCAGCGAAGAGCTTGCCAAACTCAAGCCGATCCGCAACGAAGGCAGCGCCGATTGCCGGTGGTCCATACTAAGCCGCGCCAAAGAAGCGCTCAGCCGCACCGACGACGCCCTTGAGCCCGCCCAGCGTATCGAACTCGACACGATTCTGGCGGATAACAAATCACTTTCCACGCTGGTGCAGATGCGCCGCGAGCTGGTTCGCCTGTGGGAAAGCTCGAGCGCCAGCAGCGAGCAATTGCTTAGCGATTTGCAAGCGTGGTGTCTGCGCGCCCAGCAAAGCGGCATAGAGGGCCTGGAGCAGTTTGCTAACCGGTTGCGCCGCTACGCGGCATGA
- the purN gene encoding phosphoribosylglycinamide formyltransferase, whose translation MPATFSRPRRLVVLISGRGSNMQTIVNTVREQDLPAEICAVIANKASTLGLDWARAQGIEAKLVAHRDYASRSEFDQALAQVIDTYQPDYVLLAGFMRVLTPEFVERFNGRLLNIHPSLLPAFPGMHTHQQALATGVQWHGCTVHFVTPVLDHGPIVAQGAVQVLAGDTPESLAERVLGMEHLVYARVVRWLAEGRVTLDTMQRVHVHGVGSRSFVMMPDNGQSE comes from the coding sequence TTGCCTGCCACTTTTTCTCGTCCGCGCCGTCTTGTCGTGCTCATCTCCGGGCGTGGTTCCAATATGCAAACCATTGTCAATACTGTGCGTGAGCAGGATTTGCCGGCTGAAATTTGTGCGGTAATAGCCAACAAGGCCAGCACCTTGGGCCTCGATTGGGCGCGCGCCCAGGGAATTGAGGCTAAACTGGTCGCTCATCGCGATTACGCCTCGCGCAGCGAATTCGATCAGGCGCTGGCGCAAGTCATCGATACCTACCAACCCGATTATGTCCTGCTGGCAGGCTTTATGCGTGTCCTGACGCCCGAGTTCGTCGAACGCTTCAATGGCCGCCTGCTCAATATCCATCCGTCTTTATTGCCGGCCTTCCCAGGCATGCATACGCATCAGCAGGCCCTGGCGACCGGAGTGCAATGGCATGGCTGCACCGTTCATTTCGTGACCCCGGTGCTCGACCACGGTCCCATTGTGGCCCAGGGCGCTGTCCAGGTTCTGGCCGGGGATACTCCCGAGAGTCTGGCCGAAAGGGTGCTGGGCATGGAGCATCTGGTTTATGCCCGAGTTGTGCGCTGGCTCGCGGAAGGCCGGGTCACCCTGGATACAATGCAGCGCGTACACGTGCACGGGGTGGGTAGCCGGTCGTTTGTAATGATGCCCGATAACGGCCAATCAGAATAA
- a CDS encoding bifunctional riboflavin kinase/FAD synthetase yields the protein MKTTQRIYRSLPRFDSRCPSAVTIGNFDGVHRGHQAILARVGALAAERGWAPTVMTFEPHPRAYFASRGQRPELVPTQISSLRDKIWSLAHHGIEQIVLERFNRQLADMSAETFIEQLLVRGLNARWLLVGEDFRYGHKRSGDIDLLRRMGKRHNFDVETIADVADEHGHRISSSEVRTALAVGDLERAEHLLGHTYHISGHVVHGQKLGRTIGYPTLNLRVPPLCAARSGVYVVRVHGLAGQAINGVASLGVRPTVSNSGVVTLEVHMLDCRVDAYGKLIRIEFLKYLRDEEKFPDLPTMIAAIDNDAQSARNYFAFHGL from the coding sequence GTGAAAACCACTCAAAGAATTTATCGTTCCCTGCCCCGCTTCGATTCCCGCTGCCCCAGCGCGGTAACGATAGGCAATTTCGACGGTGTGCATCGCGGCCATCAGGCCATCCTCGCCCGTGTCGGCGCACTGGCTGCCGAACGTGGCTGGGCGCCGACGGTCATGACCTTCGAACCGCATCCCCGCGCCTATTTCGCTTCGCGCGGGCAGCGCCCCGAACTCGTCCCCACGCAAATCAGCAGCCTGCGCGACAAAATCTGGTCCCTGGCGCATCACGGCATAGAACAGATCGTACTCGAACGCTTCAACCGGCAACTGGCCGACATGTCGGCTGAAACCTTCATAGAACAGCTGTTGGTGCGCGGCTTGAATGCCCGCTGGCTGTTGGTCGGCGAAGACTTCCGCTACGGCCACAAGCGCAGCGGCGATATCGATCTATTACGGCGAATGGGAAAGCGGCACAATTTTGACGTCGAAACCATTGCCGACGTAGCCGATGAGCATGGGCACCGGATTTCAAGCTCCGAAGTGCGCACCGCGCTGGCCGTGGGCGACCTGGAACGCGCCGAACACCTGCTGGGCCACACTTACCACATAAGCGGCCATGTAGTGCATGGGCAGAAACTCGGGCGCACCATAGGCTACCCAACCCTGAATCTTCGCGTCCCGCCCCTGTGTGCCGCGCGTTCCGGCGTTTATGTGGTGCGCGTGCATGGCCTGGCCGGACAGGCCATCAACGGCGTAGCCAGCCTGGGCGTGCGGCCTACCGTCAGCAACAGCGGCGTTGTAACCCTCGAAGTGCACATGCTCGACTGCCGGGTCGACGCATACGGTAAACTCATACGGATCGAGTTCCTCAAATACTTGCGGGACGAAGAAAAATTTCCCGACCTACCCACTATGATCGCCGCCATCGACAACGATGCGCAAAGCGCTCGTAATTATTTCGCCTTCCATGGACTATAG
- a CDS encoding UvrD-helicase domain-containing protein has protein sequence MIDKLNPEQQAAVTLPPQHALVLAGAGSGKTRVLTTRMAWLIQTSQASPFALLAVTFTNKSAREMLTRLSSLLPINTRGLWVGTFHGLCNRMLRAHYRDAGLAQTFQILDSSDQLAAIKRLLKGAGIDDEKYPPRDVQRFINGAKEQGERPNDIEAWDAHRRRLIEIYQLYQAQCEREGVVDFPELLLRSYELLQRNAPIREHYQRRFQHILVDEFQDTNALQYRWLRLLAGGGASIFAVGDDDQSIYAFRGANVGNMADFERDYAHGTVIRLEQNYRSYGHILDSANALIAHNTSRLGKNLWTEHGEGEPVRVVEQPSDLLEAQWIVEEAKALINDGRLRREIAVLYRSNAQSRVIEHALFSSGIPYKVYGGLRFFERQEIKHALAYLRLMDNLHDDTSWLRVVNFPTRGIGARTLEQLADLAREQSVSLCKAVPLMSGKGGSNLLKFAALIESMAHEAQVLSLPELIEHVIHQSGLFAYYQGEKEGTDRLENLQELVNAAVIFAGEENFEGLPAGRIIEQPIPPFGTPAVDQTASDLRDASDPQTPDVGQELEQAMSPLAAFLTHASLEAGDNQAQAGQDAIQLMTVHAAKGLEFDSVFITGVEEGLFPHENSLLEQAGLEEERRLMYVAITRARERLYLTLAQSRMLHGQTRYAMRSRFLDEIPQEHLKWLSPKVRVPVSEGWGSNAGAGARENTWSGAYRRGDAYGRPSSGAIAPRVPRSLTSGVTVGEQHFRIGQGVRHQKFGDGTIISLSGMGQDAQAQIQFRDVGTKTLALGIARLEVIAA, from the coding sequence ATGATCGACAAGCTCAACCCCGAACAACAAGCAGCGGTCACACTCCCTCCTCAGCACGCACTGGTTCTGGCCGGTGCGGGGAGCGGCAAAACCCGGGTACTCACGACCCGCATGGCCTGGCTGATTCAAACCAGCCAGGCCAGTCCATTTGCCCTGCTGGCTGTTACATTCACCAATAAATCGGCGCGTGAAATGCTCACGCGCTTATCCAGCCTGCTACCCATCAATACCCGCGGATTGTGGGTGGGAACTTTCCACGGCCTGTGCAATCGCATGCTGCGGGCCCATTATCGGGATGCCGGGCTGGCGCAAACCTTTCAGATCCTGGATAGCTCCGATCAACTGGCGGCCATCAAGCGTCTGCTCAAGGGCGCCGGAATAGACGATGAAAAATATCCGCCGCGCGATGTGCAACGCTTTATCAATGGCGCCAAAGAGCAGGGCGAGCGTCCTAACGATATCGAAGCCTGGGATGCGCATCGTCGGCGTCTGATCGAGATTTACCAGTTGTACCAGGCCCAGTGCGAGCGCGAGGGGGTCGTTGATTTTCCCGAACTGTTATTGCGTTCTTATGAACTGCTGCAGCGCAATGCCCCCATACGCGAACATTACCAGCGGCGCTTCCAGCATATTCTGGTCGACGAATTCCAGGATACCAATGCATTGCAATATCGCTGGCTGAGACTGCTGGCGGGCGGCGGCGCTTCGATTTTCGCCGTGGGTGACGACGATCAGTCGATCTATGCGTTTCGCGGCGCCAATGTGGGCAATATGGCTGATTTCGAACGCGATTACGCCCACGGCACAGTGATCCGGCTGGAACAGAACTATCGCTCTTATGGCCATATTCTCGACTCGGCCAATGCGCTGATTGCTCACAACACGTCGCGTCTGGGTAAGAACCTGTGGACCGAACACGGCGAGGGCGAGCCGGTGCGCGTCGTGGAACAGCCTTCGGATTTGCTTGAAGCGCAGTGGATAGTCGAGGAGGCCAAGGCCTTGATCAACGACGGCCGTTTGCGTCGGGAGATTGCCGTGCTGTATCGCAGCAACGCGCAGTCGCGAGTCATCGAGCACGCCTTGTTTTCAAGTGGAATTCCCTACAAGGTATATGGCGGCCTGCGTTTTTTCGAACGGCAGGAAATCAAGCACGCCCTGGCTTATTTGCGGCTCATGGATAATCTGCATGACGATACGTCATGGCTGCGTGTCGTCAATTTCCCCACGCGCGGCATAGGGGCTCGTACCCTTGAACAGCTGGCGGATCTGGCGCGCGAGCAAAGCGTCAGCCTGTGCAAGGCTGTTCCACTGATGAGCGGCAAGGGCGGCAGCAATCTGCTGAAATTTGCCGCACTCATCGAGAGCATGGCCCATGAGGCGCAGGTGCTGTCGCTGCCCGAATTGATCGAGCATGTCATTCATCAGAGCGGTCTGTTCGCCTACTATCAAGGCGAAAAAGAAGGCACGGACCGGCTCGAGAATTTGCAGGAGCTTGTAAACGCGGCGGTGATATTTGCTGGTGAGGAAAATTTTGAGGGCTTGCCGGCCGGGCGCATTATCGAGCAGCCGATACCTCCCTTTGGGACTCCCGCTGTGGATCAAACTGCATCGGATCTGCGGGATGCCTCGGATCCCCAGACGCCGGACGTCGGTCAGGAGCTGGAACAGGCCATGTCGCCATTGGCGGCATTTTTGACGCATGCCTCGCTCGAAGCCGGAGATAATCAGGCTCAGGCAGGTCAGGATGCGATCCAACTTATGACTGTACATGCCGCCAAAGGCCTGGAATTCGATTCTGTATTTATCACCGGTGTCGAAGAAGGCTTGTTTCCGCATGAAAACAGCTTGCTTGAACAGGCAGGGCTTGAAGAAGAGCGCCGCCTGATGTATGTGGCCATTACCCGGGCCCGGGAACGTCTGTACCTGACGCTGGCGCAAAGCCGCATGCTGCATGGGCAAACCCGCTATGCCATGCGTTCGCGTTTTCTGGATGAAATTCCCCAGGAGCATCTCAAGTGGCTCAGCCCCAAAGTACGTGTGCCGGTTTCCGAAGGGTGGGGATCGAATGCGGGTGCTGGCGCACGTGAAAATACCTGGTCAGGCGCCTATCGCCGCGGGGATGCTTATGGCCGTCCTTCCAGTGGCGCGATTGCCCCTCGTGTGCCGCGCAGTCTGACGTCGGGAGTGACTGTGGGGGAGCAGCATTTTCGCATTGGCCAGGGTGTGCGCCACCAGAAATTCGGCGATGGCACGATCATCAGCCTGAGCGGCATGGGGCAAGACGCTCAGGCGCAAATCCAGTTTCGCGATGTCGGCACCAAGACATTGGCCCTGGGCATCGCCAGGCTGGAAGTGATAGCCGCCTAG